The Apibacter raozihei genome contains a region encoding:
- a CDS encoding DUF937 domain-containing protein: MNITDLFNSDLGKQIIEGIGQKTGTTEKETSSVIASAVPALLGALQNNATSTDGANGILGALTSSNHSGSILDNLSGFFTGSDNSDGKGILGHIFGSQQKELEESISSRTGVSSGKVSQILILLAPIVMGYLGKLTQKNNVENTGGLTDMLSGMLGGTAGSSILSKILDQNGDGKLGLDDLGSFLSGDKKEGLGGIFGKIFGK, translated from the coding sequence ATGAACATAACAGATTTATTCAATTCAGATTTAGGAAAACAAATAATAGAAGGAATAGGACAAAAAACAGGAACAACAGAAAAAGAAACATCTTCTGTTATAGCCTCAGCTGTTCCTGCTTTACTCGGAGCATTACAAAATAATGCAACTTCCACTGATGGGGCAAATGGAATACTAGGAGCTTTAACATCTTCTAACCACAGCGGTAGTATATTAGATAATCTTTCAGGTTTCTTTACAGGATCAGACAATTCTGATGGAAAAGGAATTTTAGGACATATATTTGGCAGCCAGCAAAAAGAGCTTGAAGAAAGTATAAGTTCCAGAACTGGAGTTTCTTCAGGAAAAGTTTCTCAGATTTTAATTCTTTTAGCACCAATAGTGATGGGGTATTTAGGAAAACTGACTCAAAAAAACAATGTTGAAAATACAGGCGGACTTACAGATATGTTAAGCGGTATGTTGGGAGGAACTGCAGGAAGTAGCATTTTAAGTAAAATATTAGATCAAAACGGGGATGGTAAATTAGGATTGGATGATTTAGGTAGTTTTCTTTCAGGAGATAAAAAAGAAGGATTAGGGGGGATTTTTGGAAAAATTTTTGGAAAATAA
- a CDS encoding YcxB family protein: MYLFNVNIEGLEKTPVYYLYFSSFFLVINPLLVYYTIYKQINSNIEFTEKIKYNFTNENINIDGETFSQIIYWREIKQIKKTQNWIFIFLKDKTIYIISIKNNTAQYSELENIISGQGF; this comes from the coding sequence ATGTATTTATTTAATGTAAATATAGAAGGCTTAGAAAAAACTCCAGTATATTATTTATATTTTTCTTCTTTTTTCTTAGTTATCAATCCATTGCTTGTATATTATACGATTTATAAACAAATTAATTCCAATATTGAGTTTACTGAAAAAATAAAATATAATTTTACTAATGAGAATATCAATATTGATGGAGAAACATTTTCTCAAATAATCTACTGGCGTGAAATTAAACAAATAAAAAAAACACAAAACTGGATTTTTATTTTTCTAAAAGATAAAACTATTTACATTATTTCAATAAAAAACAATACAGCTCAGTATAGTGAACTGGAAAATATAATTTCCGGGCAAGGATTCTAA
- a CDS encoding MATE family efflux transporter, producing the protein MNRSILRLAIPNIISNLSVPLLGMVDMFIAGHLTDENYIGAIAIASIIFNFIYWGFSFLRMGTSGFAAQAYGKQNRNEQTEVLIRSLYLALLAGIIIIALQGMIALVSFYLLNVDENIKIRTKQYFDIYIWSAPAVLILFSLNGWFIGMQNSKIPMVITIAINSLNILLSFLFVYQWKLEIRGIAYASLIAQYTGMVTYLLICKFRYKHWLENISLKKISSISSFIPFLKVNRDIFIRTLALLSVSSFFMYASSKQGNLILSANALLMQMFVLFSYIMDGFAYAAESLTGKFVGANKFTSLKQLINKLLIWSFTIAIIFTLLYTFSLTHLLSFFTDKASLLEICYQYRWCVICIPLAGFLAFVWDGIFVEATASRQMRNSMLISVSIFFVCYYGLDKYQNNHTLWFSFLLYLLSRGLIQSYIAKRFLFVL; encoded by the coding sequence ATGAATAGAAGCATATTAAGACTCGCTATACCCAATATTATATCAAATTTATCAGTACCCTTGCTTGGAATGGTAGATATGTTTATCGCTGGACATTTAACCGATGAAAACTATATAGGAGCTATAGCAATCGCATCCATTATATTTAATTTTATTTACTGGGGCTTTTCTTTTTTAAGAATGGGAACCAGTGGATTTGCAGCTCAAGCCTATGGTAAACAAAATAGAAATGAGCAAACAGAAGTGCTTATACGTTCTTTATATCTTGCTCTTTTAGCTGGAATAATTATTATTGCATTACAAGGAATGATTGCATTAGTAAGCTTTTATTTATTGAATGTAGATGAAAATATCAAAATACGGACTAAACAATATTTTGATATTTATATTTGGTCTGCACCAGCAGTATTAATTTTATTTAGCTTAAATGGCTGGTTTATAGGTATGCAAAATTCTAAAATTCCTATGGTAATAACTATAGCTATTAACAGTCTTAATATCTTGCTATCATTTCTTTTTGTTTATCAATGGAAACTTGAAATAAGAGGTATTGCTTATGCTTCATTAATAGCTCAATATACAGGGATGGTTACCTATTTACTTATTTGTAAATTCAGATATAAACATTGGTTAGAAAACATAAGCCTAAAAAAAATATCATCCATTAGTTCATTTATTCCATTTTTAAAAGTAAATAGAGATATCTTTATCAGAACTTTAGCATTATTATCGGTTAGTTCATTTTTTATGTATGCTTCATCAAAACAAGGAAATCTTATTTTATCTGCCAATGCCTTACTCATGCAGATGTTTGTTTTATTTTCATATATCATGGATGGATTTGCATATGCAGCAGAATCCTTGACAGGAAAATTTGTTGGAGCAAATAAGTTTACATCCCTTAAACAGCTTATAAATAAGCTTTTAATATGGTCATTTACAATAGCTATAATATTTACACTACTTTATACATTTTCTTTAACTCACTTACTTTCATTTTTTACGGATAAAGCCAGCTTACTTGAAATATGTTACCAATACCGTTGGTGCGTAATTTGTATACCTTTAGCAGGATTTTTAGCTTTTGTTTGGGATGGAATATTTGTTGAGGCTACTGCCTCCAGGCAAATGAGAAATTCTATGCTCATATCCGTATCTATCTTTTTTGTATGCTACTATGGATTAGATAAATATCAGAATAATCATACACTATGGTTTTCTTTCTTGCTATATCTTTTATCAAGAGGTTTAATTCAATCATATATAGCCAAAAGATTTTTGTTTGTTTTATGA
- a CDS encoding GNAT family N-acetyltransferase, giving the protein MSEYELIDNTENNQYEIQIGRFTPRIEYIKTDDEIYLTHTEVPMELEGRGVGSGFLEQVLIDIDKQGLRLVPMCPFVAGYLKKHPEWKRLVVK; this is encoded by the coding sequence ATGAGTGAATACGAATTAATTGATAATACTGAAAATAATCAGTATGAAATACAGATTGGTAGGTTTACTCCCAGAATAGAATATATAAAGACAGATGATGAAATATATCTTACTCACACAGAAGTTCCGATGGAATTAGAAGGAAGAGGAGTAGGATCCGGATTTTTGGAACAGGTACTAATAGATATTGATAAGCAGGGATTAAGACTTGTACCTATGTGTCCGTTTGTAGCAGGCTATTTAAAAAAGCATCCTGAATGGAAACGGTTGGTTGTTAAATAA